A part of Halodesulfovibrio marinisediminis DSM 17456 genomic DNA contains:
- the cls gene encoding cardiolipin synthase encodes MSPYVLLFNFFFVLSLLGAGHALLTRKQPNSALVWVALCLSLPVVGVLAYVIFGVNRVRRSATRLREEFEQQKTTGYLKPPDHRAHTCLLKELPEELIMLEKIGRAMTGTFPLKGNSIRPLFNGKQAYPAMLDAIKSANESIYLSTFLLDNDPVGRSFVKSLIEAHERGVHVAVLIDGFGLMLSWRSVVRFLRKQGVPAVVFLPLSLFPPQIRLNLRNHRKLLVVDGKVGFTGGMNIGGTRSSKGYRRLTDMHYKLTGPIVSQLQQIFMEDWAYSNGEEHQPLPPAMDHTGNILARVIKDGPDNPDNPLHTSILATISAAKHSVRIMTPYFLPSAELISVLSVAALRGIAVSIVLPVRSNWPFVHWASRNYFKDLLESGVRIFYQPRPFCHTKLLVIDDCYVQFGSANMDPRSLQLNFELNVEVLDMGLANELIAHVDDTVKLSQEVTHREIVNRSLPIRMRDAFFWLFSPYL; translated from the coding sequence ATGTCTCCTTACGTGTTATTATTCAATTTCTTCTTTGTGTTGTCTTTGTTGGGAGCAGGGCATGCCTTGCTTACGCGTAAGCAGCCGAACTCTGCCCTTGTATGGGTTGCGCTCTGTCTATCTCTGCCTGTTGTTGGCGTTCTTGCATACGTGATTTTCGGGGTGAACCGTGTCAGGCGAAGTGCTACACGGCTGCGTGAGGAATTTGAGCAGCAAAAGACCACTGGGTACCTTAAGCCGCCTGATCATCGAGCACATACCTGCCTGTTGAAAGAGCTTCCAGAAGAACTCATTATGCTGGAAAAAATTGGGCGGGCAATGACAGGTACTTTCCCCCTTAAAGGGAACAGTATTCGGCCGCTTTTCAACGGAAAGCAGGCATACCCAGCCATGCTTGATGCTATTAAAAGTGCGAACGAATCTATTTATCTCTCTACCTTTCTGCTGGATAATGATCCTGTTGGCAGGAGCTTTGTAAAAAGCCTTATTGAAGCCCATGAGCGTGGTGTACACGTTGCCGTCCTCATAGATGGTTTTGGTCTGATGCTTTCATGGCGTTCTGTTGTGCGTTTTTTACGTAAGCAGGGAGTACCGGCAGTTGTCTTTCTACCATTGAGCCTTTTTCCGCCGCAAATTCGTCTGAACCTGCGAAATCACCGCAAGCTGCTAGTTGTAGATGGTAAGGTAGGATTCACTGGTGGGATGAACATAGGTGGAACTCGTAGCTCCAAAGGGTATCGTCGTCTTACTGACATGCATTATAAGTTGACGGGACCTATTGTTTCGCAGCTTCAACAAATTTTTATGGAAGACTGGGCATATTCCAATGGTGAAGAGCATCAACCTTTACCGCCAGCGATGGATCATACCGGTAATATTCTTGCCCGTGTTATCAAAGATGGTCCAGATAACCCCGACAATCCTCTTCATACATCCATTCTCGCAACGATAAGTGCAGCCAAACACTCTGTACGTATTATGACGCCTTATTTTTTGCCGTCAGCTGAGCTTATAAGCGTACTTTCTGTAGCAGCGTTACGTGGAATAGCCGTATCCATTGTCTTGCCTGTAAGGTCAAACTGGCCTTTTGTTCATTGGGCGAGCAGAAATTATTTCAAAGACCTTCTTGAGTCAGGTGTACGTATCTTTTATCAGCCACGGCCTTTCTGTCATACTAAGCTTCTTGTTATAGACGACTGTTATGTTCAATTCGGTTCTGCCAACATGGATCCACGTAGTCTGCAGCTTAATTTTGAGCTTAACGTAGAAGTGCTTGATATGGGACTTGCTAATGAGCTTATTGCTCATGTCGATGATACCGTTAAGCTATCTCAAGAGGTGACGCATCGCGAAATCGTGAACCGCTCGCTTCCTATTCGCATGCGCGATGCTTTTTTCTGGCTGTTTTCTCCGTACTTGTAG
- a CDS encoding S1 family peptidase produces the protein MYTTSAEKFTGGCMMLMRQEDSGAAFLGSCFLVHEDGYMLTTSHIFGDNHENLCVVPYAPEATDFQNISREHVRSIPVEVITVDKDRDIALLALDLEADIVMPDFLLGSTEGLRLGAPLVSLGYPFGFQNMHHLTVVSSVVSSKLTSPLGNNHILFDTRVHAGDVGGPLISINEDRIVGIVCGRYCPMADGSAISSYSREQALDTDLSYAIAIEHGIALMEEEGLEII, from the coding sequence ATGTATACAACTTCTGCCGAAAAATTCACTGGTGGCTGTATGATGCTTATGCGTCAGGAAGACTCTGGTGCAGCGTTTTTGGGTTCTTGCTTTCTCGTGCATGAAGATGGCTATATGCTCACAACAAGTCATATTTTCGGGGATAATCACGAAAATCTATGTGTTGTACCATACGCACCGGAGGCAACTGATTTCCAAAACATCAGTCGTGAACACGTACGCTCCATTCCAGTTGAAGTAATTACCGTGGATAAGGATCGAGATATTGCACTGCTGGCGCTTGATCTGGAAGCGGATATAGTGATGCCGGATTTCTTGCTTGGGAGTACAGAAGGTTTGCGCCTAGGTGCTCCTCTTGTGAGTTTGGGGTATCCTTTCGGCTTTCAGAATATGCACCATCTGACAGTGGTTAGTTCTGTTGTCAGTTCCAAACTGACATCTCCGCTCGGGAATAATCACATTCTTTTTGATACGCGTGTGCATGCTGGTGATGTGGGCGGACCTCTTATCAGTATCAATGAGGATAGGATAGTTGGTATAGTTTGTGGCCGTTATTGTCCAATGGCAGATGGCAGCGCAATTTCTTCCTATTCTCGTGAGCAGGCTCTGGATACCGACCTTTCATACGCAATAGCTATCGAACACGGTATTGCGCTGATGGAAGAAGAGGGGCTTGAGATTATCTAA
- the purE gene encoding 5-(carboxyamino)imidazole ribonucleotide mutase → MPQVAIFMGSASDEETMRPCTQLLDQLKISYVFTVSSAHRTPERTEHLVDTLEAEGCQVFICAAGMAAHLAGAVAARTLKPVIGVPVTASNLSGLDAMLATVQMPPGYPVATVALDKAGAKNAAWLAAQMIALTDDSVAANLKAAREEGKAAVIKSAEELEARYAK, encoded by the coding sequence ATGCCTCAAGTTGCTATTTTCATGGGCAGTGCTTCAGATGAAGAAACTATGCGCCCATGCACCCAGCTATTAGACCAACTTAAGATTTCGTACGTTTTCACCGTCAGCTCTGCACACAGAACACCAGAACGCACAGAACATCTGGTGGACACTCTTGAAGCAGAAGGTTGTCAGGTATTCATCTGCGCCGCAGGCATGGCTGCACACCTTGCCGGCGCCGTAGCAGCACGTACTCTCAAACCAGTTATCGGTGTACCTGTTACAGCATCCAACCTTTCCGGTCTGGACGCAATGCTCGCGACCGTACAGATGCCTCCGGGATACCCGGTTGCAACTGTAGCGCTTGATAAAGCAGGTGCTAAAAACGCTGCATGGCTTGCTGCACAAATGATTGCTCTCACAGACGACAGCGTCGCAGCTAACCTCAAAGCAGCACGTGAAGAAGGCAAAGCCGCTGTTATCAAAAGCGCGGAAGAGCTGGAAGCACGCTACGCTAAATAG
- a CDS encoding universal stress protein, with product MFFKKILVPVDGSKHALLAKRKAMGIAISMNAEIILVNVLEHIPNIIGGHAREELREEQKEEAQRIFDKYIPELKQNNVTYSTRVATGRAFDAVCRIAEDEHCDLICMGARGLSEVEGLLLGSLTSDIISHCKIPVLVVR from the coding sequence ATGTTTTTTAAAAAAATTCTTGTTCCGGTTGATGGTTCCAAACATGCCTTACTTGCAAAGCGCAAAGCTATGGGGATTGCAATCAGTATGAATGCAGAAATCATACTGGTGAACGTGCTTGAACATATTCCTAATATTATCGGTGGCCATGCCCGCGAAGAGCTTCGCGAAGAACAGAAAGAAGAAGCACAGAGAATTTTTGATAAGTACATTCCGGAGCTTAAACAGAATAATGTAACATATAGCACCCGTGTTGCAACGGGGCGTGCCTTTGACGCAGTCTGCAGGATTGCTGAAGATGAACACTGTGATTTGATTTGTATGGGCGCACGCGGGTTAAGTGAAGTAGAGGGACTTTTGTTGGGTAGCCTTACCTCTGATATCATCTCTCACTGCAAAATACCTGTACTGGTTGTCCGGTAG
- the purD gene encoding phosphoribosylamine--glycine ligase, with translation MRILIVGSGGREHALAWKLRQSAKVEEIFIAPGNGGTALEGTNVPIKADDLPALVAFAKEKAIDLVVPGPELPLVLGIKDALDLEGIPCFGPNAFAAQLEGSKAFAKKIMQEAGVPTAAFGVFEEFSEARDFVLEKGAPIVVKADGLAAGKGVIVAQSTDEAIQALEEIMVQKSFGDSGKHVVVEECLVGEEASFICFCDGNTVKPLPSSQDHKAVYEGDTGPNTGGMGAYSPAPVLPADRYDEIIESVMKPVVNLLGEKDKPFIGILYAGLMMTENGPYVLEFNVRFGDPECQPLVMRLDCDLAEVMMACVQGKLAETPLPIKDETTLGVVVAADGYPGAYPKGMAITGIEEAEAIGDVKVFQAGTTIENGQTVSTGGRVLCVTALGADLAAAQKRAYEALEHVKMDNAYFRKDIGFKGFK, from the coding sequence GTGCGGATTCTTATCGTGGGTTCCGGAGGACGTGAACACGCCCTCGCATGGAAACTTCGTCAGAGTGCAAAAGTTGAAGAAATCTTCATTGCCCCGGGTAATGGTGGTACTGCGCTCGAAGGTACCAACGTACCAATCAAGGCAGACGACCTGCCCGCACTGGTGGCTTTCGCCAAAGAAAAGGCTATTGATCTCGTTGTTCCGGGTCCTGAATTACCTTTGGTTCTTGGAATCAAAGACGCTCTAGATCTGGAAGGGATTCCCTGCTTCGGTCCAAACGCATTTGCAGCACAGCTTGAAGGCTCCAAGGCATTTGCCAAAAAGATCATGCAGGAAGCCGGTGTACCCACTGCTGCGTTCGGCGTATTTGAAGAATTCTCTGAAGCCCGTGACTTCGTACTGGAAAAAGGCGCACCGATTGTTGTTAAGGCTGACGGCCTTGCAGCAGGTAAAGGTGTAATTGTTGCCCAGTCCACCGACGAAGCCATTCAGGCACTTGAAGAAATTATGGTGCAGAAGTCCTTTGGCGACTCTGGGAAACATGTTGTTGTTGAAGAGTGTCTTGTTGGTGAAGAAGCATCCTTTATCTGCTTCTGCGATGGCAACACTGTAAAACCTCTTCCTTCTTCTCAGGATCACAAGGCAGTTTACGAGGGCGACACCGGCCCTAACACTGGTGGCATGGGAGCTTACAGCCCTGCACCGGTACTGCCTGCAGACCGCTATGATGAGATTATTGAATCCGTCATGAAGCCGGTCGTGAATCTTTTGGGTGAAAAAGACAAACCGTTTATCGGCATCCTGTACGCAGGACTTATGATGACCGAAAACGGCCCGTACGTACTCGAATTCAACGTCCGCTTCGGCGATCCGGAATGTCAGCCGCTTGTGATGCGTCTTGATTGCGATCTTGCTGAAGTGATGATGGCGTGCGTTCAGGGCAAACTTGCCGAAACCCCGCTCCCAATCAAAGATGAAACAACCCTTGGCGTTGTTGTTGCTGCTGACGGCTACCCTGGAGCCTACCCTAAAGGTATGGCTATCACCGGTATTGAAGAAGCAGAAGCAATCGGCGACGTAAAAGTATTCCAAGCAGGAACAACCATCGAGAACGGCCAAACCGTATCGACTGGCGGACGAGTACTTTGCGTAACAGCACTCGGTGCTGATCTTGCCGCGGCACAAAAACGCGCTTACGAAGCTCTTGAACATGTCAAAATGGATAATGCTTATTTCCGTAAAGACATCGGCTTCAAAGGGTTTAAATAA
- a CDS encoding mechanosensitive ion channel family protein: MFDFQTLSSMISVWLLDSGINILYALFILILGWWLARHLTRLIRIFLDKNKIDPLQTGFITTIVRYSIIIAVLLIAASRVGINITSLIAIFGAAALAIGLAVKDNLSNFSSGMLLVFFRPFTKGDFVEVCGTMGTIEATSLFSTVLTTVDNKKVFIPNSMVMNNVITNYSANPTRRLDLTIGIDYGANITEAKKILLDVLEKHTAVRTTPEPVVAVEALADSSVNITMRAWVPTEQYLSTKFELLEECKNALTEQGVSIPFPQMDIHMDK, encoded by the coding sequence ATGTTTGACTTTCAGACTCTCAGCTCTATGATTTCGGTGTGGCTGTTAGACAGTGGTATAAACATCCTTTATGCCTTGTTTATTCTTATTTTGGGTTGGTGGCTTGCCCGTCATCTTACCCGCCTCATCCGTATCTTCCTTGATAAAAACAAAATTGACCCCTTACAGACCGGCTTTATCACAACAATTGTCCGCTACAGCATTATCATCGCTGTACTACTGATTGCAGCATCACGTGTCGGAATCAACATCACCTCTCTCATAGCAATATTCGGTGCAGCTGCGTTAGCCATTGGTCTCGCTGTCAAAGACAACCTTTCGAACTTTTCATCCGGCATGCTGCTGGTATTTTTCCGACCTTTTACCAAAGGGGATTTTGTCGAAGTTTGCGGGACAATGGGAACGATTGAAGCAACAAGCCTTTTCAGTACTGTGTTAACCACCGTAGATAATAAAAAGGTTTTTATTCCAAACAGCATGGTAATGAATAATGTTATTACCAATTACAGCGCCAACCCTACCCGCAGACTAGATCTCACAATCGGGATTGACTACGGGGCAAACATTACTGAAGCAAAAAAAATTCTTCTGGATGTCCTAGAAAAACATACAGCTGTAAGAACCACTCCTGAACCGGTTGTTGCCGTGGAAGCTTTGGCAGACAGTAGCGTCAATATAACCATGCGGGCATGGGTTCCTACAGAACAATACCTCTCTACAAAATTCGAACTACTGGAAGAATGTAAAAATGCACTGACAGAACAGGGGGTTTCCATACCATTTCCACAAATGGATATTCATATGGACAAATAA